In the genome of Segatella copri, one region contains:
- a CDS encoding LysO family transporter: MLKIVMIMLCGIGTGYLLRNKKMSFIGRIITALIWVLLFLLGIEVGANPRIINGLQTLGLEAVILTLGGSAGSVLFAWALWRYVSAKQAKADSQVVSQKGGEG; encoded by the coding sequence ATGCTCAAGATTGTAATGATTATGCTGTGCGGAATAGGTACGGGGTATCTGCTTCGCAACAAGAAAATGAGTTTCATAGGCCGTATCATCACGGCGCTTATCTGGGTGCTCCTGTTTCTGCTCGGTATCGAGGTGGGAGCGAATCCCCGTATCATCAACGGACTTCAGACCTTGGGACTGGAGGCTGTCATCCTGACGCTGGGCGGCAGTGCCGGAAGTGTGCTCTTTGCCTGGGCTTTGTGGAGATACGTGAGTGCCAAGCAGGCGAAGGCAGACTCGCAGGTTGTTTCGCAGAAAGGAGGCGAGGGATGA
- a CDS encoding lysine exporter LysO family protein produces the protein MKGSLIIVGFFVLGIIVGACDVVPAGLLDGDVSYDALCCLMFCVGISIGCDTSVLKSFRKVNPRLMMLPVMTILGTLAGCAAASLLLGHRQLTDCLAIGSGFGYYSLSSIFITQYRGPELGTIALLANICREILTLLCAPLLVKYFGKLAPISVGGATTMDTTLPIITRCSGERFIIVSIFHGFCVDFSVPFLVTFFCSL, from the coding sequence ATGAAGGGTAGCTTGATTATCGTGGGCTTCTTTGTGCTGGGCATCATCGTGGGGGCTTGCGATGTGGTTCCAGCCGGGTTGCTGGATGGCGACGTGAGCTATGATGCGCTTTGCTGCCTGATGTTCTGTGTGGGAATCAGCATCGGATGTGATACTTCGGTGTTGAAGAGTTTCAGGAAGGTGAATCCCCGATTGATGATGTTGCCGGTGATGACAATCCTGGGCACCCTTGCCGGATGCGCTGCAGCTTCTCTGCTGTTGGGTCATCGCCAGCTGACGGACTGTCTGGCGATAGGTTCGGGATTCGGATATTACTCGTTGTCGAGTATCTTCATCACGCAATATCGTGGACCGGAGTTGGGTACGATAGCCTTGCTGGCAAATATCTGCCGAGAGATTCTCACCCTGCTCTGTGCGCCTCTGCTGGTAAAGTATTTCGGCAAGTTGGCACCAATCAGTGTGGGAGGAGCCACGACGATGGATACCACGTTGCCGATTATCACCCGCTGTTCGGGCGAGCGTTTCATCATCGTTTCCATCTTCCATGGTTTCTGCGTAGATTTCTCCGTGCCGTTCCTGGTAACGTTCTTCTGTTCGTTGTGA
- a CDS encoding tetratricopeptide repeat protein, which produces MKQHHHHTRNLAYAFVLIIISMSTIGCSTQKNTAQSRWWHAFNARYNTYYNGTLAYIDASLEKEAGNKDNYTEQIPLYTVTNKSSREIGKSNYDRAIEKCEKAIHQHSIKSRPEWTKSRKKTEKDIEWLSRREYNPFLWKAWMLMGRSQFFKGDFNSAATTFAYMSRLYATQPAIYGKARAWLAKCYIEQDWMYDAEDVIRNIRRDSIHWSAQKEWDYTFADYHIRKGEAAQAIPYLRKVIKHEMRRKQKAREWYLMGQLQASIGNKQEAYKAFKHVVRLNPPYELEFNARISMTEVMAANNSRKMIGKLKRMAASDNNKEYLDQVYYAIGNIYLAQKDTLQAIGAYEKGVAKATRNGIEKGVLLLHLGDIYWIREKFSDAQRCYGEAIGLLDKERKDYEQLSNRSKVLDELVPFTDAVALQDSLQALAKMDEKDRNAAIDRVITALKKKEKEERKKQAEQEAANNQQGGNGGNFANNANKKNNAANNAMNGMNGMDKGKWYFYSPMAVNQGKAQFQKLWGKRENVDNWQRINKTVVASAQGAEEMTDEMRDSLANVAAQEDSLKQITDSAVNDPHKREYYMAQIPFTPEQLAESNQLLEDGLYHSGVIFKDKLDNLPLSEKALRRLTDHYPEYEHMDDVYYHLYLLYSRKKQTDVANTYVEKLKKDYPESQWTILLSDPYYVENAKIGVHLEDSLYTLTYQAFKEGKYEVVKENAAVSEKRFPTGENRDKFLFISGMTQLNEGNVDSCMTIMNTVVEKYPNSRLSEMAGMIVNGVNAGKRLYGGKFDLSNVWSMRSDVINNNDSTQHKGFSDERNDKFVFLLAYVPDSVNENQLLFEVAKYNFTSYMARNFDLNIEDIQGLHRLKVSGFRNYDEARQYANEVYKQAGITRLLNKARAFVISEPNLELLGTKLSYDDYDKFYAKHFAPLKISQLRLLIEPAEIAVDKDQKEEISGKDAETGDHPLDELEPKEDLILGPVNQNTEQQKTQEEEITLPVNKEEQNTQEEEFTLPVTKEEQKTQEDEDTFEIQPQQKEEKTEDTGIDFEEKKTEDSGLEDEYFELDGF; this is translated from the coding sequence ATGAAACAGCATCATCACCATACAAGGAACCTGGCATACGCCTTCGTGCTCATCATCATCTCGATGAGTACCATCGGTTGCTCTACGCAGAAGAATACGGCGCAGAGCAGATGGTGGCATGCCTTCAACGCCCGATACAATACCTATTATAATGGTACCCTCGCCTATATTGATGCCTCACTGGAGAAAGAAGCTGGCAACAAGGACAACTATACCGAGCAGATTCCACTCTACACCGTTACCAACAAGAGTAGCCGCGAAATAGGTAAAAGTAACTACGACCGTGCCATCGAAAAATGCGAGAAAGCCATTCACCAGCACAGTATCAAAAGCCGACCTGAATGGACCAAAAGCAGAAAGAAAACCGAAAAGGATATTGAATGGCTCAGCCGCCGCGAGTACAATCCCTTCCTGTGGAAAGCCTGGATGCTGATGGGCAGATCCCAGTTCTTCAAGGGCGACTTCAATTCGGCAGCCACCACCTTCGCCTACATGAGCCGCCTCTACGCCACCCAGCCTGCCATCTACGGAAAGGCTCGTGCCTGGCTGGCTAAATGCTATATCGAACAGGATTGGATGTATGATGCAGAAGATGTAATCCGCAACATCAGGCGCGATTCCATCCACTGGAGTGCCCAGAAGGAATGGGATTATACCTTTGCCGACTACCATATCCGCAAGGGCGAAGCGGCACAGGCGATTCCTTATCTCAGGAAAGTAATCAAGCACGAGATGCGCCGCAAGCAGAAGGCACGCGAATGGTACCTGATGGGACAGCTGCAGGCTTCCATCGGCAACAAGCAGGAAGCCTACAAGGCGTTCAAGCACGTGGTGCGCCTCAATCCTCCTTACGAACTGGAGTTCAATGCCCGCATCTCGATGACCGAGGTGATGGCGGCAAACAACAGCAGGAAGATGATAGGCAAGCTGAAGCGCATGGCTGCATCCGACAACAACAAGGAATATCTCGACCAGGTATATTATGCCATCGGTAATATCTACCTGGCTCAGAAAGACACCCTGCAGGCCATCGGAGCCTACGAGAAAGGCGTTGCCAAGGCCACCAGAAACGGCATAGAGAAAGGTGTGCTCCTCCTGCATCTGGGCGACATCTACTGGATTAGAGAGAAATTCTCCGATGCCCAGCGCTGCTACGGCGAAGCCATCGGCTTGCTCGACAAGGAGCGCAAGGACTACGAACAGCTCTCCAACCGCTCCAAGGTGCTCGACGAACTGGTACCCTTCACCGATGCCGTAGCCCTGCAGGACTCCCTCCAGGCATTGGCAAAGATGGATGAGAAAGACCGCAACGCTGCCATCGACCGCGTGATTACCGCCCTGAAGAAGAAAGAAAAGGAAGAACGCAAAAAACAGGCTGAGCAGGAAGCCGCCAATAACCAACAGGGAGGAAACGGAGGCAACTTTGCCAACAATGCCAACAAGAAGAACAACGCCGCCAACAATGCCATGAACGGTATGAACGGCATGGATAAAGGAAAGTGGTATTTCTATTCTCCTATGGCGGTTAACCAGGGTAAGGCGCAGTTCCAGAAACTCTGGGGCAAGCGAGAGAATGTAGACAACTGGCAACGAATCAACAAGACGGTGGTTGCTTCAGCACAGGGTGCCGAGGAGATGACCGACGAGATGAGAGATTCACTCGCCAACGTAGCCGCCCAGGAAGATTCGCTCAAGCAGATTACCGATAGTGCCGTGAACGACCCGCACAAGAGGGAGTACTACATGGCACAGATTCCATTCACCCCGGAACAGCTGGCAGAAAGCAACCAGCTGCTGGAAGACGGACTCTACCATTCGGGCGTCATCTTCAAGGATAAGCTCGACAACCTGCCACTCAGCGAGAAGGCACTGCGCCGACTGACTGACCACTATCCGGAATATGAGCACATGGATGATGTCTACTATCATCTCTACCTGCTCTATTCCAGAAAGAAACAGACGGATGTGGCAAACACCTACGTGGAGAAACTGAAGAAGGACTACCCTGAAAGTCAATGGACCATCCTTCTTTCCGATCCATATTATGTAGAGAATGCCAAGATAGGCGTTCATCTGGAAGACTCTCTCTATACCCTCACCTACCAGGCATTCAAGGAGGGTAAATACGAGGTAGTGAAGGAGAATGCCGCCGTATCGGAGAAGCGGTTCCCTACGGGCGAAAACCGCGATAAGTTTCTCTTCATCAGCGGTATGACCCAACTCAACGAAGGCAACGTGGATTCATGCATGACCATCATGAACACCGTGGTGGAGAAATATCCCAACAGCCGACTCAGCGAGATGGCGGGTATGATAGTGAATGGTGTCAACGCCGGCAAGCGACTCTACGGAGGCAAGTTCGACCTGAGCAATGTATGGTCGATGAGAAGCGACGTTATCAACAACAACGATTCTACCCAGCACAAGGGCTTTAGCGACGAACGCAACGACAAGTTCGTGTTCCTCCTGGCCTATGTTCCTGATTCCGTAAACGAGAACCAGCTGCTCTTCGAAGTGGCGAAATACAACTTCACCTCGTATATGGCACGTAACTTCGATCTCAATATCGAGGATATCCAAGGTCTGCATCGCCTGAAGGTAAGCGGTTTCCGCAACTACGACGAGGCTCGCCAATACGCCAACGAGGTGTATAAGCAGGCAGGCATCACCCGTCTGCTGAACAAGGCAAGAGCCTTTGTCATCAGCGAGCCAAATCTGGAGCTTCTGGGCACCAAACTGTCATACGACGATTACGACAAGTTCTACGCCAAGCACTTCGCCCCATTGAAGATCAGCCAGCTCCGCCTGCTCATCGAGCCAGCAGAAATAGCTGTGGATAAAGATCAGAAAGAGGAAATTTCCGGCAAGGATGCAGAAACAGGCGATCATCCGCTTGATGAATTGGAACCAAAAGAAGATCTGATTCTCGGTCCTGTAAATCAGAACACAGAGCAGCAGAAGACTCAGGAAGAGGAAATCACGCTGCCGGTTAACAAGGAAGAGCAGAATACCCAGGAAGAAGAATTCACTCTTCCTGTAACCAAGGAAGAGCAGAAGACTCAGGAAGATGAAGATACCTTCGAGATTCAGCCTCAGCAGAAAGAGGAGAAGACCGAAGATACCGGTATCGACTTCGAGGAGAAGAAGACTGAAGATTCCGGACTGGAAGACGAATACTTCGAACTCGACGGATTCTAG
- a CDS encoding metal ABC transporter permease — protein sequence MDILQYTFFQNALIGAFLASILCGFIGTYIVTRRLVFISGGITHASFGGIGIGVFSGINPILSAMVFAILSAFGVQWISRKKDVRKDSAIAMFWTLGMSVGIICCFLTPGFMPDLPSFLFGSILAIDSADLWLLGILTLVVALLFIFLLRPIQNIAFDSTFARSQHLPVTLIEYLMMTLIAMTIVATLKMVGIVLAISLLTIPQMTANLFTYNYRQMIWASIILGWIDCIVGLYASYMLNVPSGATIIFVSIIIFAIAKLWKGIQKK from the coding sequence ATGGACATATTGCAATATACATTTTTCCAGAACGCACTGATAGGCGCCTTCTTGGCAAGCATCCTGTGCGGATTCATCGGAACCTACATCGTTACCCGCCGTCTGGTCTTCATCAGCGGTGGCATCACCCATGCCTCTTTCGGAGGCATCGGCATCGGTGTGTTCTCGGGCATCAACCCCATTCTCTCCGCCATGGTATTCGCCATCCTCAGTGCCTTTGGCGTACAATGGATTTCGCGTAAGAAAGATGTGCGCAAAGACTCCGCCATTGCCATGTTCTGGACCCTGGGCATGAGCGTGGGCATCATCTGCTGCTTCCTCACGCCGGGATTCATGCCCGACCTTCCCTCCTTCCTCTTTGGCAGCATCCTCGCCATCGACAGCGCAGACCTCTGGTTGCTGGGCATCCTTACCCTGGTGGTGGCACTGCTCTTCATCTTCCTCCTGCGCCCCATCCAGAACATCGCATTCGACAGTACCTTTGCCCGGTCACAGCATCTGCCGGTCACCCTCATCGAATATCTGATGATGACGCTCATCGCCATGACCATCGTAGCCACCCTCAAGATGGTGGGCATCGTACTCGCCATCAGTCTGCTCACCATCCCGCAGATGACCGCCAACCTCTTCACCTACAACTACAGGCAGATGATCTGGGCAAGCATCATCCTGGGATGGATAGACTGCATCGTGGGCCTCTACGCCAGCTACATGCTCAATGTGCCGTCGGGAGCCACCATCATCTTCGTAAGCATCATCATCTTTGCCATCGCAAAATTGTGGAAAGGAATCCAGAAAAAATGA
- a CDS encoding 3-phosphoshikimate 1-carboxyvinyltransferase, translating to MKKYTIKAPSQMNASINLPASKSISNRALVISAMAGSSIQPSNLSDCDDTEVIIAALKDMPDVINIKAAGTAMRFMTAYLASTPGEHTITGTERMQNRPIRILVDALRYLGADISYEKNEGYPPLHIKGKSLEGGHLEVVGNISSQYISALLMIGPMLKNGLELKLTGEIASRPYIDLTLWTMKEYGADAEWTDMDTITVKPQPYKTTPYMIENDWSASSYWYEMMALNANIDSSIQLEGLMDCSKQGDSVVKYIFSLLGVKSEFENRDTITNVMLKTNRCLLPKFEYDFTGSPDLAQTIVVACCALGVKFKFTGLASLKIKETDRIEALKTELKKVGYVIHDENDNTLYWDGETCEASFAPIDTYEDHRMAMAFAPLAFKFPQIEINNPEVVSKSYPHYWEDLRKVGFEIVES from the coding sequence ATGAAAAAATATACAATAAAGGCACCTAGCCAAATGAATGCAAGTATCAACTTGCCAGCATCTAAGAGTATCAGCAACCGAGCCCTCGTCATCAGTGCGATGGCTGGAAGCAGCATACAACCTAGCAACTTGAGCGACTGCGATGACACCGAGGTTATCATCGCCGCCCTCAAGGATATGCCTGATGTCATCAACATCAAGGCAGCAGGCACCGCCATGCGATTCATGACAGCTTATCTTGCCTCTACACCGGGCGAACATACCATCACGGGTACTGAGCGCATGCAGAATCGCCCTATCCGCATCCTCGTAGACGCCCTGCGCTATCTGGGTGCCGACATCTCCTACGAGAAGAACGAGGGATATCCGCCTCTCCACATCAAAGGCAAGTCTTTGGAAGGCGGCCACCTGGAGGTAGTAGGCAACATCAGCTCGCAATACATCTCGGCACTCCTGATGATAGGTCCTATGCTGAAGAATGGACTGGAACTGAAGCTCACTGGCGAGATTGCCTCACGCCCTTACATCGACCTCACCCTCTGGACCATGAAGGAATATGGAGCAGATGCAGAATGGACGGATATGGACACCATCACCGTGAAGCCTCAGCCATACAAGACAACTCCTTACATGATTGAGAACGACTGGAGTGCCTCTTCCTATTGGTACGAGATGATGGCCCTGAATGCCAACATCGACTCTTCTATCCAACTGGAAGGCTTGATGGACTGTTCAAAACAGGGTGATTCTGTGGTGAAATACATCTTCAGTCTGCTGGGTGTGAAGAGCGAATTTGAGAATCGCGACACCATCACGAATGTAATGCTGAAGACAAACCGCTGTCTTCTCCCTAAGTTTGAATACGATTTCACGGGTTCCCCAGACCTGGCTCAAACCATCGTAGTAGCATGCTGTGCGCTCGGCGTGAAGTTCAAGTTCACGGGTCTTGCCAGTCTGAAAATCAAGGAAACCGACCGTATCGAGGCTCTCAAGACCGAGTTGAAGAAGGTGGGCTATGTCATCCACGATGAGAACGACAATACCCTCTATTGGGATGGCGAGACCTGCGAAGCAAGCTTTGCCCCAATCGACACCTACGAGGATCATCGCATGGCTATGGCTTTCGCCCCACTCGCCTTCAAGTTCCCTCAGATAGAGATCAACAACCCGGAAGTAGTGAGCAAATCGTACCCACATTATTGGGAAGACCTCAGGAAAGTAGGATTTGAGATAGTTGAAAGTTAA
- a CDS encoding exodeoxyribonuclease III yields MKFISWNVNGLRACVGKDFENQFKALDADFFCLQETKMQEGQLDLKFEGYESYWNYAEKKGYSGTAIYTKHKPLSVSYGMGVEEHDHEGRIITLEYDQFYLVTCYTPNSQTELKRLDYRMTWEDDFRKFLKNLDAQKPVVICGDLNVAHEEIDIKNPKTNRRNAGFTDEEREKMTILLNDGFTDSFRYLHPEEVTYSWWSYRFKAREKNAGWRIDYFLISDSIKDKITEAKIHTDIMGSDHCPVEVDLNI; encoded by the coding sequence ATGAAGTTTATATCCTGGAACGTAAACGGCCTGCGTGCTTGCGTGGGCAAAGACTTCGAGAACCAATTCAAGGCACTCGATGCAGACTTCTTCTGCCTGCAGGAAACCAAGATGCAGGAAGGACAACTCGACCTGAAGTTTGAAGGTTACGAAAGTTATTGGAACTACGCTGAGAAAAAAGGATATTCCGGCACTGCCATCTATACCAAGCACAAGCCTTTGAGCGTAAGCTATGGCATGGGCGTGGAGGAACACGACCACGAAGGCAGAATCATCACACTGGAATACGATCAGTTCTACCTCGTCACCTGCTATACACCAAACTCGCAGACAGAACTCAAGCGACTGGATTATCGCATGACTTGGGAAGACGACTTCCGCAAGTTCCTGAAAAATCTGGATGCCCAAAAACCGGTAGTAATCTGTGGCGACTTAAACGTGGCACACGAAGAGATAGATATCAAGAATCCGAAAACCAACCGCCGCAACGCCGGTTTTACAGACGAAGAGCGAGAGAAAATGACAATTCTCCTGAACGATGGCTTCACCGATAGCTTCCGCTATCTCCATCCAGAGGAAGTAACCTATTCGTGGTGGTCTTATCGCTTCAAGGCACGCGAGAAGAACGCCGGCTGGCGCATCGACTATTTCCTGATATCAGACAGCATCAAGGACAAGATTACAGAAGCAAAGATCCATACCGACATCATGGGTAGCGACCACTGCCCGGTGGAAGTAGACTTAAACATCTAA
- the folE gene encoding GTP cyclohydrolase I FolE, with product MNPETEFREGLDELAGHYKEVLKLLGEDPEREGLVKTPMRVAKAMQILTRGYTQDAHKVLTDALFEEKYDQMVIVKDIDFFSMCEHHMLPFYGKVHVAYIPNGKITGLSKIARVVDIFSHRLQVQERLTQQIKDCIQETLNPQGVMVVIEAKHMCMQMRGVEKQNSITTTSDYSGVFNSLNTRQEFMSLLRGESKRI from the coding sequence ATGAATCCAGAAACAGAATTTCGCGAGGGATTGGACGAACTCGCAGGACACTATAAAGAAGTATTGAAACTCCTGGGCGAAGACCCTGAACGCGAAGGTTTGGTAAAAACCCCGATGCGCGTGGCTAAGGCGATGCAGATCCTGACCCGTGGCTATACACAGGATGCCCACAAGGTATTGACAGATGCCCTCTTTGAGGAGAAATACGACCAGATGGTTATCGTGAAGGACATCGATTTCTTCTCTATGTGCGAACACCACATGCTGCCTTTCTATGGCAAGGTTCACGTGGCTTACATTCCTAACGGCAAGATCACCGGTCTGAGCAAGATAGCCCGTGTGGTAGACATCTTCAGCCACCGTCTCCAGGTGCAGGAGCGCCTCACCCAGCAGATTAAGGACTGCATCCAGGAAACCCTGAACCCTCAGGGAGTCATGGTGGTGATTGAGGCTAAACACATGTGCATGCAGATGCGTGGCGTGGAGAAGCAGAATTCCATCACTACAACCAGTGATTATAGCGGCGTATTCAACTCTTTGAACACCCGCCAGGAGTTCATGAGCCTGCTGAGAGGAGAAAGTAAAAGAATCTAA
- a CDS encoding SPOR domain-containing protein, with amino-acid sequence MKQFLTLLIFILCSTFTANAQNYLDHLKKKEPGKGVVTVNQSKAIDELVNGKPVQAAEKKPTAQDDKTKTKTTPQPQKTPTDTQHKNTEHPQRENTPTPHPQHENTKEGTHANNAKEDTHANNAAKAENRKEETEMPIVDMRKKVMRKSYKVTGYRVQVYAGGNSRNDRLKAEQTGNNIKMKFPDQPVYVHFYSPRWICRMGNFRNLGEAQKVLAKVKALGYRQACLVKGQITVQY; translated from the coding sequence ATGAAACAATTCCTCACATTATTAATATTCATCCTCTGCTCTACATTCACAGCGAATGCGCAGAACTACCTGGACCATCTGAAGAAGAAGGAACCGGGAAAGGGTGTTGTGACCGTGAACCAAAGCAAGGCTATCGACGAATTGGTAAACGGAAAACCTGTGCAGGCTGCAGAAAAGAAGCCTACTGCACAGGATGACAAGACCAAGACTAAAACTACCCCACAACCACAAAAGACCCCAACAGACACTCAGCACAAGAACACTGAGCACCCACAAAGGGAGAATACTCCTACCCCTCATCCGCAGCATGAAAACACAAAGGAGGGCACCCATGCCAACAACGCAAAGGAGGACACCCACGCCAACAACGCTGCCAAGGCTGAGAACAGAAAAGAAGAAACTGAAATGCCGATAGTGGATATGCGCAAGAAAGTGATGCGCAAAAGCTACAAGGTTACAGGATATAGAGTACAGGTATATGCCGGCGGTAACTCCCGCAACGACCGACTGAAGGCGGAACAGACAGGCAACAACATCAAGATGAAGTTCCCAGACCAGCCGGTTTACGTGCACTTCTACTCCCCAAGATGGATTTGCCGCATGGGCAACTTCCGCAATTTGGGCGAAGCCCAGAAGGTTCTTGCCAAGGTGAAAGCCCTGGGTTACAGACAGGCATGCCTGGTAAAGGGACAGATTACGGTACAGTACTAG
- a CDS encoding BT_3928 family protein, protein MKIAMKIAVNIGRLLMAATFIFSGFVKGIDPLGTQYKITDYLEALHIDWMFPSWSTLVMSVLLAMCEFAIGIFLLFAIRRRLVSKLTLLVMAVMTLITLWIVIADPVKDCGCFGDAIVLSNMETFVKNIILLAIAILIWRRPMDMPLLVSRSTRWIVINYTFLFSIVMSAWSLWYLPQFDFRPYHIGANIAKGMEIPKGAKQPKFDTTFILEKNGERKEFTIDNYPDSTWTFIDSKTVQTEEGYVPPIHDFSIEDAKTGEDITQQVIHRKGYTFLLVSPHLEFADDSNFGSIDEIYEYANDHGYPFLCLTASTEKAIRHWQDITGAEYPFYITDETTLKTVIRSNPGLLLLKDGTIIRKWSHNDLPGMEEIAGKPLEQTEIGKMPEVSAAKKIAGIISWFIIPLVLLTIADRLWAWGAWIRKKENSNRILSTFKKKRKMRKKIVAGNWKMNMNLQDGVALAKEINEALVADKPNCDVVICTPFIHLASVAQVLDSEIVGLGAENCADKAKGAFTGEVSAEMVKSTGAQYVILGHSERRQYYGETAEILKEKVELALANGLKVIFCCGETLEEREAEKQNEVVKAELEGSVFHLSADAWKNIILAYEPIWAIGTGKTATSDQAEEMLAYIRSIVAEKYGNEAAEETSILYGGSCKASNAPELFAKPNIDGGLIGGASLKAADFKGIIDAWKK, encoded by the coding sequence ATGAAGATAGCGATGAAGATAGCGGTAAACATCGGGCGACTGCTCATGGCAGCAACGTTCATCTTCTCGGGATTCGTGAAGGGAATAGACCCGCTAGGCACGCAATATAAGATAACCGACTATCTGGAGGCACTGCATATCGACTGGATGTTCCCGTCGTGGAGCACACTGGTGATGTCGGTTCTGCTTGCCATGTGCGAGTTTGCCATCGGCATTTTCCTGCTCTTTGCCATCCGCAGAAGACTGGTGAGCAAGCTTACCCTGCTCGTGATGGCTGTGATGACGCTGATAACACTCTGGATCGTCATCGCCGACCCGGTGAAGGATTGCGGCTGCTTCGGTGATGCCATCGTGCTCAGCAACATGGAGACGTTCGTCAAGAACATCATCCTCCTTGCCATCGCCATCCTCATCTGGAGAAGACCGATGGACATGCCGCTGCTGGTATCCAGGTCAACCCGATGGATTGTCATCAACTATACGTTCCTCTTCTCCATCGTGATGAGCGCCTGGAGCCTGTGGTATCTTCCGCAGTTCGACTTCCGCCCTTATCACATCGGCGCCAACATCGCCAAGGGAATGGAGATTCCGAAGGGAGCCAAGCAACCTAAGTTTGACACCACCTTCATCCTGGAGAAGAACGGAGAGCGGAAGGAGTTTACGATAGACAACTATCCCGACTCTACCTGGACCTTCATCGACAGCAAGACGGTGCAGACGGAAGAAGGCTACGTGCCCCCTATCCACGACTTCAGCATTGAAGATGCAAAGACGGGAGAAGACATCACCCAGCAAGTGATCCACCGCAAGGGCTACACCTTCCTGCTGGTATCACCCCACCTGGAGTTTGCCGACGACAGCAACTTCGGCAGCATCGACGAGATATACGAATACGCTAACGACCATGGCTATCCCTTCCTCTGCCTCACGGCAAGTACGGAGAAAGCCATCAGGCACTGGCAAGACATCACGGGAGCAGAATATCCCTTCTATATCACAGACGAGACAACGCTGAAGACCGTGATACGCAGCAACCCGGGACTCCTGCTGCTGAAAGACGGAACCATCATCCGGAAATGGAGCCACAACGACCTGCCTGGCATGGAAGAGATAGCAGGCAAGCCGCTGGAACAGACCGAGATAGGCAAGATGCCGGAAGTAAGTGCCGCCAAGAAGATAGCCGGCATCATCTCCTGGTTCATCATTCCACTGGTACTCCTCACCATTGCCGACCGGCTCTGGGCTTGGGGCGCCTGGATCAGAAAGAAAGAGAATTCGAACAGAATATTATCAACTTTTAAAAAGAAAAGAAAAATGAGAAAGAAAATTGTAGCAGGTAACTGGAAAATGAACATGAACCTGCAGGACGGTGTTGCTCTCGCCAAGGAGATCAACGAGGCATTGGTAGCAGACAAACCAAACTGCGACGTAGTAATCTGTACTCCATTCATCCACTTGGCTTCAGTAGCTCAGGTTTTGGATTCAGAGATTGTTGGTCTTGGTGCAGAGAACTGCGCAGACAAGGCTAAGGGTGCTTTCACTGGTGAGGTTTCAGCAGAGATGGTAAAGAGCACAGGTGCTCAGTATGTTATCCTCGGCCACTCAGAGCGTCGTCAGTACTATGGCGAGACAGCAGAGATCTTGAAGGAGAAGGTAGAGTTGGCTTTGGCTAACGGTTTGAAGGTTATCTTCTGCTGCGGTGAGACACTCGAGGAGCGTGAGGCTGAGAAGCAGAACGAGGTAGTAAAGGCAGAGTTGGAAGGTTCAGTATTCCACTTGAGCGCTGACGCTTGGAAGAACATCATCCTCGCTTACGAGCCAATCTGGGCTATCGGTACAGGTAAGACTGCTACTTCTGACCAGGCTGAGGAGATGTTGGCATACATCCGCTCTATCGTAGCTGAGAAGTATGGCAACGAGGCTGCTGAGGAGACATCTATCCTCTATGGTGGTAGCTGCAAGGCTAGCAACGCACCTGAGCTCTTCGCTAAACCAAACATCGACGGTGGCTTGATCGGTGGTGCTTCTTTGAAGGCTGCTGATTTCAAGGGTATCATCGACGCTTGGAAGAAGTAA